From the Streptomyces sp. Sge12 genome, the window GGTCGGCGTCCTTGATGCCCGCGGCGTCCAGCATCTCCTTGGCCAGCGCGATGGTCAGCTCCACGACGTCCGAGGGGCCGCCGCCGGCCAGGACCTCGACCGACTCGCGGACCTCGAGGGCGTTGCCGGCGGTCAGGCCGAGCGGGGTGGACATGTCGGTGATCAGCGCGACCGTCTTCACCCCGCTGTCCGTGCCGAGGCTGACCATCGTGTGGGCCAGCTCCTGCGCGTCCGCGAGGTTCTTCATGAAGGCGCCGCTGCCGACCTTGACGTCCAGGACGAGCGAGCCCGTACCCTCGGCGATCTTCTTGGACATGATCGAGGAGGCGATCAGCGGGATGGCCTCGACCGTGCCGGTGACGTCGCGCAGCGCGTAGAGCTTCTTGTCCGCGGGGGCCAGACCGTCGCCCGCCGCGCAGATGACCGCGCCGGTGGTGTCCAGGACGTGCATCATCTCCTCGTTGGAGAGCAGCGCGCGCCAGCCGGGGATGGACTCCAGCTTGTCGAGGGTGCCACCGGTGTGGCCGAGGCCGCGGCCCGAGAGCTGCGGGACGGCCGCGCCGCACGCGGCGACGAGCGGGGCGAGCGGGAGGGTGATCTTGTCGCCGACGCCGCCCGTGGAGTGCTTGTCCGAGGTCGGGCGGGAGAGGGAGTCGAAGTTCATGCGCTCGCCGGAGGCGATCATCGCCGCGGTCCAGCGGGCGATCTCGGTCCGGTTCATGCCGTTGAGCAGGATGGCCATCGCCAGCGCCGACATCTGCTCGTCGGCCACGACACCGCGGGTGTACGCGTCGATGACCCAGTCGATCTGCTCGGGGCTCAGCTCACCGCGGTCCCGCTTGGTCCGGATGACGGAGATGACGTCCATGAGGTGCTTCCTTCTACGCGCATAGAGAGAGGGAGGAGAGGGGATCAGGGAACGGAAGTACGACGGCCCTCCGCCCCGGCAGGGGCGAAGGGCCGTCGGCACGGCTATCTCAGGTGGTCGGGCCCGAAGGCCTGCGGCAGCATCGCCGCCAGCGGGAGGATCCCGTCGGGGGTCTCCACCAGCAGCTCGTCGCCGCCGAATTCGTACAGCAGCTGGCGACAGCGGCCGCACGGGACGAGGATCTCGCCCTTGCCGTCCACGCACGTGAAGTGCGTGAGGCGGCCACCGCCGGTGGCCTGGAGGGAGGAGACCAGCCCGCACTCGGCGCACAGGCCCAGCCCGTAGCTGGCGTTCTCGACGTTGCAGCCGGTCACGACGCGGCCGTCGTCCACCAGGGCGGCGACCCCGACCGGGAAGCCCGAGTACGGGGCGTACGCCCGGGTCATCGCGTCCCGGGCGGCCGTCCGCAGGGCTTCCCAGTCCACCGCCTGGCCGGAGGTCACTTGCCCTGGCCCTTGCGGTACGGCATGCCGTCCGCCTTGGGCATCCGCAGGCGCTGCGCCGACAGGGCGAGCACGAGCAGGGTGGTGACGTACGGAGCGGCGTCCACGAACTGGCTGGGCACCGAGTCGGTCGTCGCGTACCAGACGAACAGCAGCGCGGCGAAGACCGCCGAGATGCCGGCCTGGAGGTACTTCTTCCTGTAGAGCTGCCAGACGCAGACGAGCACCAGCACGATGGCGATCAGCAGCAGCAGCGCGTGGACGTTGGTGGCGCCACCGCGCAGCTTGAGGCTGTCGATGAAGCCGAAGAGGCCCGCACCCAGTGCCATGCCGCCCGGCATCCAGTTACCGAAGATCATCGCGGCGAGACCGATGTAACCGCGGCCGCCGGTCTGGCCCTCCTGGTAGATCGGGCTGGCGACGATCGACAGGAACGCGCCGCCGAGGCCGGCGAGGCCGCCCGAGACGATCACGGCGATGTACTTGTACTTGTAGACGTTGACGCCGAGCGACTCCGCGGCGATCGGGTTCTCACCGCAGGAGCGCAGCCGCAGACCGAAGGTGGTCCGCCACAGCACCCACCAGGTGGCCGGGATAAGCAGCAGGGCGACGACGGTCAGCAGCGACAGCTCGGTGACCAGGCCGCCGATGACGCCGGCGAGGTCGGAGACGAAGAACCAGTGCTTGGCCTGGAGCTCGGCCATCCAGTCGGACAGCCCCGGGATCGTGATCTTGTAGATCGGTTCGACCTGCGGCGACTGCTTGGAGGAGCCGCCCGGCGCGTCCGCGAAGGTGAAGTTCGACAGGTACTGGGTGAAGCCCAGGGCCAGGATGTTGACCGCCACACCGGAAACGATGTGGTTGACGTTGAAGGTGATCGTGATGATCGCGTGCAGCAGGCCGCCGATGGCGCCGCCGATGATGCCGGCCATGACGCCGGTCCACGGACCCCACTGGTAACCGGCCCAGGCACCGAACCAGGTGCCGAGGATCATCATGCCCTCGAGGCCGATGTTGACGACGCCCGCGCGCTCGGCCCACAGGCCGCCGAGACCGGCCAGGCCGATCGGCACGGCGAGCGAGAGGGCGCCGGAGACCTGGCCGACGGAGGTCAGGTCGTTGGCGCCGCTGATCAGGCGGACCAGCGAGACCAGCGCGAGGCCGGCCGCGATGATCAGCATGATCCAGGGCAGGGTCAGCTTCTTGCGGCCACGCGTCGCGGGTGCCGCTTTCTTCGTGGAAACGGTGCTGGCGCTCACGCCGCGACCTCCTTCTCGGTCTTCATGGCGTGGCCCGCGGCCAGCTCCTCGCCGACCTTCTGCTGCTGCCGGCGGATGCCGTAGCGGCGGACGAGCTCGTACGAGACGACGACTGCGATCACGATCAGGCCCTTCATGATCGTGCCGATCTCCTTCGCGTACCCGTTCTGGTCGAGCGAGGCCGAGGCCTTGTCGATGAACGCCATCAGGAACGCGGCGAAGAGCATGCCGACCGGGCTGTTGCGGCCGAGCAGCGCGATGGTGATGCCGGTGAAGCCGACACCGACCGGGAAGGCCAGGTTGTAGGTGTGCGTCTCGCCCAGCAGCTGCGGCATACCGGCGAGGCCGGCGACCGCACCGGAGATGAGCATCGAGGTGATGATCATCTTCTTGGCGTCGACGCCGGAGGCCTGCGCGGCGGACTCGCTGGCACCGGTGGCGCGCAGGTCGAAGCCGAAGCGGGTCCGGTTGAGCGTGAACCAGTAGACGATGCCGAGCGCGAAGGCCACGAAGGTGAAGCCGTAGAGCTCCAGCCCGTCGCCGAGGGACACGGCCGGGAACCAGCCCGACTCGGCGATGTCGCCGGTGGTCAGGTCGTTGGAGCCCTCGATCTGGACGCCGAGGTTCTTCGTCAGCATCAGCCAGGCGATGAGGCTGGTCGCGATGGCGTTGAGCATGATCGTGGAGACGACCTCGCTCACCCCGCGCTTGGCCTTGAGGACACCGGCGATACCGGACCAGAAGGCACCGACGAGCATCGCCACGAGGACGATCAGCAGCAGGTGCAGCGGACCCGGCAGGGTCACCGCCGCACCGACCACGGCGGAGAGCATCGCCGCGAGGCGGTACTGGCCGTCGACGCCGATGTTGAAGAGGTTCATCCGGAAGCCGATGGCCACGGCCAGGGCCGCCAGGTAGTACGTACCGGCCTGGTTCACGATGAGGATCTGGACGTCCTCGTAGCCGGCGTTCTCCACCATCAGGCGCAGCGGCTCGATCGGGTCGATGCCCGTCGCGGCCAGCACGATCATGGTCAGCAGGAAGGCGCTGACCAGCGCGAGGACGGGCCCGGCGAAGCCGAGGATCAGCCGGTCCTTGTCGAATTTCTTCATCGGGCCTCGTCCTCCGTCGTGTCACCGTCGGCAGCGGCGGAGTGGTTGTCGGTTGATTCCAGGTGCCCGGAGGCGGCGCCCGTCATGGCGGTGCCGAGCTCCTCGGGAGTGACGGTCGCCGGGTCGGCGTCCGCGACCAGGCGGCCGCGGTAGATCACCCGCAGGGTGTCGGACAGGCCGATGAGCTCGTCCAGGTCCGCGGAGATGAGCAGGACGGCCAGGCCGTCGCGGCGGGCCTCGCGGATCGCGTCCCAGATCTGTGCCTGCGCGCCGACGTCCACACCGCGGGTGGGGTGGGCGGCGATCAGGAACTTCGGGTTGTGGCTCATCTCGCGGCCGACGATCAGCTTCTGCTGGTTGCCGCCGGAGAGCGAGGCCGCGGTGACCTCGATGCCGGGCGTGCGGACGTCGTACTCGCGCACGATCCGCTCGGTGTCCTTGCGGGCCGCCTTCAGGTCGAGGATGCCCTTCTTGGAGTTGGGCGCCTCGGTGACGTGGCCGAGGATGCGGTTCTCCCAGAGCGGGGACTCCAGCAGCAGGCCGTGGCGGTGGCGGTCCTCGGGGATGTAGCCGATGCCGCCCTCGCGGCGCTTGCGCACCGACATCCGGGTGATGTCCGCGCCGTCCAGGGTGATGACGCCCGCGTCGGGGGCCATCATGCCCATCAGCGCCTCGATCAGCTCCGTCTGGCCGTTGCCCTCGACACCGGCAATGCCGAGGATCTCGCCCTTGTGGATGGTCAGGCTGATGTCGTCCAGCAGCAGCCGGCCGGCCTCGGCCTTCTCCACGGTGGACGAGTCCGGGGCGCCCGCAGGGACCATGACCTCCGGCTCGGCGACGACGGCCTCGGCCGCGGCGACGGTCAGGCCCGTGACCTTGAGCATCGGCGTGGTGGTCACGGTGGACTCGCGGGTCTCCGGCGAGGGCAGCTCCGCACCGACCATCAGCTCGGCGAGCTGCTTGGGGGTGGCGGTCTTCGGGTCGGCGGTGCCGACCGTGGTGCCGCGGCGGATGACCGTGATGTCGTCGGCGACCTTCAGCACCTCGCCCAGCTTGTGCGAGATGAAGATGACGGTCAGGCCCTCGGCCTTGAGCTCGCGCAGGTTGTCGAAGAGCGCGTCCACCTCCTGCGGCACGAGCACGGCGGTCGGCTCGTCGAGGATGAGGATCTTCGCGCCGCGGTAGAGGACCTTGAGGATCTCCACGCGCTGGCGGTCGGCGACACCGAGGTCCTCGACCAGGGCGTCGGGGCGCACGCCGAGGCCGTACGCGTCCGAGATCTCCTTGATCTTCTTACGGGCCTTGGCGCCGATGCCGTACAACTTCTCGCCGCCGAGAACCACGTTCTCCAGGACGGTGAGGTTGTCGGCGAGCATGAAGTGCTGGTGCACCATGCCGATGCCGCGGGCGATGGCGTCGCCGGGGGTGCTGAAGGAGACCTGCTCCCCGTCGATGGCGATGGTGCCCTCGTCCGGCTTCTGCATGCCGTAGAGGATCTTCATCAGAGTCGACTTGCCGGCGCCGTTCTCACCGATCAGGGCATGGACCGTGCCCTTGCGGACGGTGATCGCAATGTCCTTGTTGGCGACGACGCCGGGGAAGCGCTTGGTGATGCCGTGCAGTTCTACGGCGGGGGGCGGGCTGGACGCGTTGATGACGCACTCTCCTTGGCGCAAAAGGAGCGGAGGCAGGGAGGACAGGGCGGGGAGAGAAAGTATCGCGTCCACGATGCTTCTACGCGCGTAGCACTGTCGGAAGTGAAAACTCGCGGCCAGAAGGCCACTTGGTCACAGACTAGTGATCACAGAACGTGGCTCGGGGCCCGGGAGGCGATCGTGACCGCTTCCCGGACCCCGGAGACCAGGACTACATGTCAGGAACGGCCTTACGGCGCGGTCTTGACGGTGATCTTCTTGGCGATGATGTCGGCCTTGGCCTTCTCCACCGCGGCGATGACGTCAGCCATCTCCTTGTACTTCGGGTTGGAGTCGGCCAGGCCGACGCCGTCCTTGTCCAGGCCGTAGCGGATCTCACCGGTGGTGGGCTTGCCGTCCTCGACCGACTTGATCAGGTTGAAGACGGAGTCCGAGACGTCCTTGGTGACCGAGGTCAGGATGGAGTCCTTGTACTTCGCCAGACCCGCCTGGTTGTACTGGTCGGAGTCGACGCCGATGGCCCACTTGCCCTTGGCCGAAGCGGCCTCGATGGCACCGGAACCGGCGAGACCGGCGGCGGCGTAGACCACGTCGGCGCCCGCGTCGAGCTGGCCCTGCGCGGCGGCCTTGCCGAGGTCGGGCTTGGCGAAACCGTCGAAGTTCGGCGGCTGGGTCAGGTACTGGGAGAGCACCTTGGCGTTCGGGTTGGTGTCCTTGACGCCCTGGGTGAAGCCCGCCTCGAACTTCTTGATCAGCGGAACCTCGACACCGCCGATGAAGCCGACCGTGCCGGTCTTCGACGCCTTGGCGGCGGCGACGCCGGCCAGGTAGGAGCCCTGCTCCTCGTTGAAGACCAGGTTGGCGATGTTGTCACCGGTGACGGAGGTGTCGTCGATGATGCCGAACGTGGTGTTCGGGAACTTCGGCGCGACCTTCTTGATGGCCGGGGCGTAGGCGAAGCCGACACCGATGACCGGGTTGTTGCCCTTGCGGGCAAGCTCGGTGAGACGCTGGACCTTGTCGGCCTCGCCCTCACCGTCGGTGGGCTCCGCCTCGGCGCCCTTGATCTTCAGATCGGTTTCGGCCTTCTTCAGACCGGCGTAGGCGGCGTCGTTGAACGACTGGTCGCCGCGGCCACCGATGTCGTACGCGATGGCTGCGGACTTCTGACCCGACTCCGAGGGGGAGGCCGAGGCGTCCGACGACTTCTTTCCGCCACAGGCGGTGGCCGAGAGGGCCAGCGCCGCGGACGCGATGCCCACGGTGGCGATCCTGGTGATCCGGCGCAAGGGGAGGCTCCTTCAAAACCTGACCGAAGCGCCACGACCGGCGCTGGTTTCGCGGCGATCGTAACGCGCGTAGATGTCAGTTAAAGGCCCGTTCATGAGTCGTTATCGGATCGTCGTGAACCGGACAGTGACCGATTGGTAACTCCTTACGGGTCCAGCCCTTGCGTACCAAGGGCTGGACACGCCCGCCGCGAGATCGGCGGATGTTGTAAGGAAGTCCGGCCTGCTATCGACAGACGGCCTCCCGGAGGCTAACGGCCGGCAGCCGCACGGCGCCCGTCGATCAGTGCCGCGGCCGTGAAGAACTCCACGCCGACGCCGATCGCGGACTCGTCCACGTCGAAGTCGCCCCGGTGCAGATCGCGCTTGGCGGTGTCGCCGGGCGTACGGACCCCCAGGCGGGCCATCGCGCCCGGCACGTGCTCCAGGTACCAGGAGAAGTCCTCCCCGCCCAGGCTCTGCTCGGTGTCCTCGACCGACTCCGCGCCCAGGCGGACCCCCATCGCCTCGCGCAGCAGTTCGGTGATCACCGGGTCGTTGACCACCGGGGGCACCCCGCGCACGTGGTTGATCTCGAACTTGGCCCCGTGCATGGTCGCGATCTCGTCGATCGCGGCGTGGATCATGTCCGGTGCCTCGTGCCAGGCGTTCAGGTCCAGGCAGCGCACCGTTCCGGACAGCTCGGCGTGCATCGGGATGACGTTGCAGGCGTGCCCGGCCTCGATCCGGCCCCAGGTGACGGACATGCCCGAGCGGGCGTCCATCCGGCGGGCCAGCAGCGCCGGGGTGTCGACGGCCACCCGGGCGGCGGCCGTCACCAGGTCGGTGGTCAGGTGCGGGCGGGCGGTGTGCCCGCCGGAGCCGGAGAGGCTGACCTCCAGCCGGTCGCAGGCGGAGGTGATGGGGCCGGGCCGCAGCCCGATGCGCCCCGCGTCGACCCGGGGGTCGCAGTGCACGGCGACGATCCGGCCCACGCCGTCCAGGACCCCGGACTCGATGGCATCGGTGGCCCCGCCCGGGAGCACTTCCTCGGCGGGCTGGAAGAGCAGCCGTACGGGGCGGGGCAGCAGCCCCTGCCGGTCCAGCTCGGCGAGGACCAGGCCGGCGCCGAGGACCACCGCGGTGTGCACGTCGTGCCCGCAGGCGTGGGCGCGGTCCGGGAAGGTCGAGCGGTACGGGACGTGCGTCTTCGCGTCCGGGATGGGCAGGGCGTCGATGTCCGCGCGCAGGGCCAGCATCGGCCGGCCCCCGTCCCAGGTGCCGACGTCACAGATCAGGCCCGTGCCGGACTTCAGCACCCGTGGTCGCAGGCCGGCTTTCTCCAACCGGGCCTTGATCGCCGCGGTGGTACGGAATTCCTGGTGTCCGAGCTCCGGGTGCATGTGCAAGTCCCGGCGGAAAGCAATCAGTTCGGTACGCAGGTGGTCCGGAAGCTTGCCGGGCAGCTCGGGCCGGTCGGACGCGGCGGGCTGGGCGGTCTGGGACTCGCGGGACATCAACTGGTTCACCCGTTGAAGGGTAGGCCCACGGACGGGTCAACTGGCCGGGGATCACAAAAAGTTCATGCCGTTAGGGGAAAGAAACCCGGCCTCTGGACGCATGACCGGATGCGCCCGGGGGTAAACTCGCGCGCTCATCCGGCCGTGGGAGCCGCCTGGGCAGGCAGTCTGCGCACATCGCGGGCGGTGTCCGTGACCCCGGCGAGGAAGCTGCGGGCGCGCGGGGAGGCGGACCCGGTGAGCCAGGCGGGGTCCACATCGCATACGGCCACGGTGACACCCGTACCGGTCAGGGCGTACGGCAGCGTGTGGACGACGGTGGACGGAAAGCTGACGATCGTCCGGCCGACGGGACCGCGCCGGGCGATCAGCTCCAGCGGCAGGTCCGGACGCACGATCTCCAGCCCGGTCGCCCGGCTCAGCGCGCGCAGCTTCTCCGGCGACTCCCGGCGGTGCGCGAAGTAGCGGGTGGCACCGTGCTCCAGGGTCAGGGCCCGCACCGCGTCCAGATAGCGGTCCGGGTCCACCACACCGGTCTCCACCAGCGAGGTGCCGACCAGGTCGGTGCCCTTGGTCAGGCGGGGCGGGCCGAAGCGGGCCCGGGTCCACGCGAAGTCGTTGATCCGCAGGGTCATCCCGCTGTGCGCGGTGACGGGCATCGAGCTGAACACCTCGACGCGGTGGCCGGGGCGGCCGGCCGGGGTGAAGCGGCGGCGCGCGGTCACCGAGACGGGTGCGTAGGCCAGCTCGCGGATCCGGCCGGGCAGTCCGCCGCCGCCGACCCGGTGCCACCGTACGAGGCGTTCGCCGCGGGCGGTCTGGGACATGAACTCCATGGTGGCGGTGCCGTCGTCGACCACCACCAGTTCCTCGGCGCGCACGAGGGTGAGCAGCAGCTGCACGTACCGCGAGAAGGGGTCTCCGACCACGACCGTGCGCGCGGCGCGTACGTCGCGCGCCAGCGCGGCCAGCGCCTTCAGCGGGGCGAACCGGCTGCCGCGGGCCTCCTGCCACTGGACCTCGTGCCCCTCGTCCCGGGCCAGTGCGGCCACCCGGCGCAGCTGGCCGCGGGACATCGGGTCGGTGGGCGGCAGGACGACGATCCGCAGCCGGGACGCCCCGGCCGCCGGGCGGGCGGCGACGCTGGAACCGGAACCGGAACCGGGGCCGGTCCCGGCGTCGGGGCGGCGCCCCCGCTGACGCGGGACGCCGTCCAGCTGCGGCTGCTCTGCGGCGCGCGCGTACGCCCACTCCAGCACGTTCAGGAGCTGGACCGGACTCTCGACGAACGCCAGGGTGGAGGCGGAGGGGGCGGAGGGGGTCACCACGTGCTCCTTGTCGGGGGACGGAACGCGTACGCGCCGGGGGGTCAGACGGCTGCCAGCCGGCCCTGTACGCGGCGGAGCTTCTTCATGGGGCCGAGCTCGGACTCGTAGACCCGCTTGATCCCGTCGCCGAGGGCGGTCTCGATGGTGCGGATGTCGCGCACGAGACGGGTGAGGCCGCCGGGCTCGACGGAGGCGGCCTGGTCGGAGCCCCACATCGCGCGGTCGAGGGTGATGTGGCGCTCGACGAAGGCGGCGCCGAGGGCGACGGCGGCGAGGGTGGTCTGCAGGCCCGTCTCGTGGCCGGAGTAGCCGATCGGGACGTTCGGGTACTCCTCGCGGAGGGTGTTGATCACCCGCAGGTTGAGCTCCTCGGCCTTGGCCGGGTACGTCGAAGTGGCGTGGCAGAGCAGGATGTTGGCGCTGCCGAGCACCTCCACCGCGTGGCGGATCTGCTGCGGGGTGGACATGCCGGTGGACAGCACCACGGTGCGGCCGGTGGCGCGCAGGGCGCGCAGCAGCTCGTCGTCGGTGAGGGAGGCGGAGGCCACCTTGTGGGCGGGGACGTCGAACTTCTCCAGGAAGGCGACGGCCTCGGTGTCCCACGGGGAGGCGAACCAGTCGATGCCGCGCTTGGCGCAGTGGTCGTCGATGGCGCGGTACTCGTCCTCGCCGAACTCGACCTTGTGGCGGTAGTCGATGTAGGTCATCCGGCCCCAGGGGGTGTCGCGCTCGATGTCCCACTGGTCGCGCGGGGTGCAGATCTCCGGGGTGCGCTTTTGGAACTTGACGGCGTCGCAGCCCGCTTCGGCGGCGGCGTCGATGAGGGCGAAGGCGTTGCCGAGGTCGCCGTTGTGGTTGATGCCGATCTCGCCGACGACGTAGA encodes:
- a CDS encoding thymidine phosphorylase codes for the protein MDVISVIRTKRDRGELSPEQIDWVIDAYTRGVVADEQMSALAMAILLNGMNRTEIARWTAAMIASGERMNFDSLSRPTSDKHSTGGVGDKITLPLAPLVAACGAAVPQLSGRGLGHTGGTLDKLESIPGWRALLSNEEMMHVLDTTGAVICAAGDGLAPADKKLYALRDVTGTVEAIPLIASSIMSKKIAEGTGSLVLDVKVGSGAFMKNLADAQELAHTMVSLGTDSGVKTVALITDMSTPLGLTAGNALEVRESVEVLAGGGPSDVVELTIALAKEMLDAAGIKDADPAKALADGSAMDHWRRMIAAQGGDPDATLPVAREQHVVTAPASGVLTRLDAYGVGVAAWRLGAGRARKEDPVQAGAGVELHAKPGDTVTAGQPLMTLHTDTPEKFDYALASLAGTYDIAPAGTAFSATPIVLDRIA
- a CDS encoding cytidine deaminase, encoding MTSGQAVDWEALRTAARDAMTRAYAPYSGFPVGVAALVDDGRVVTGCNVENASYGLGLCAECGLVSSLQATGGGRLTHFTCVDGKGEILVPCGRCRQLLYEFGGDELLVETPDGILPLAAMLPQAFGPDHLR
- a CDS encoding ABC transporter permease; this translates as MSASTVSTKKAAPATRGRKKLTLPWIMLIIAAGLALVSLVRLISGANDLTSVGQVSGALSLAVPIGLAGLGGLWAERAGVVNIGLEGMMILGTWFGAWAGYQWGPWTGVMAGIIGGAIGGLLHAIITITFNVNHIVSGVAVNILALGFTQYLSNFTFADAPGGSSKQSPQVEPIYKITIPGLSDWMAELQAKHWFFVSDLAGVIGGLVTELSLLTVVALLLIPATWWVLWRTTFGLRLRSCGENPIAAESLGVNVYKYKYIAVIVSGGLAGLGGAFLSIVASPIYQEGQTGGRGYIGLAAMIFGNWMPGGMALGAGLFGFIDSLKLRGGATNVHALLLLIAIVLVLVCVWQLYRKKYLQAGISAVFAALLFVWYATTDSVPSQFVDAAPYVTTLLVLALSAQRLRMPKADGMPYRKGQGK
- a CDS encoding ABC transporter permease encodes the protein MKKFDKDRLILGFAGPVLALVSAFLLTMIVLAATGIDPIEPLRLMVENAGYEDVQILIVNQAGTYYLAALAVAIGFRMNLFNIGVDGQYRLAAMLSAVVGAAVTLPGPLHLLLIVLVAMLVGAFWSGIAGVLKAKRGVSEVVSTIMLNAIATSLIAWLMLTKNLGVQIEGSNDLTTGDIAESGWFPAVSLGDGLELYGFTFVAFALGIVYWFTLNRTRFGFDLRATGASESAAQASGVDAKKMIITSMLISGAVAGLAGMPQLLGETHTYNLAFPVGVGFTGITIALLGRNSPVGMLFAAFLMAFIDKASASLDQNGYAKEIGTIMKGLIVIAVVVSYELVRRYGIRRQQQKVGEELAAGHAMKTEKEVAA
- a CDS encoding ABC transporter ATP-binding protein — translated: MRQGECVINASSPPPAVELHGITKRFPGVVANKDIAITVRKGTVHALIGENGAGKSTLMKILYGMQKPDEGTIAIDGEQVSFSTPGDAIARGIGMVHQHFMLADNLTVLENVVLGGEKLYGIGAKARKKIKEISDAYGLGVRPDALVEDLGVADRQRVEILKVLYRGAKILILDEPTAVLVPQEVDALFDNLRELKAEGLTVIFISHKLGEVLKVADDITVIRRGTTVGTADPKTATPKQLAELMVGAELPSPETRESTVTTTPMLKVTGLTVAAAEAVVAEPEVMVPAGAPDSSTVEKAEAGRLLLDDISLTIHKGEILGIAGVEGNGQTELIEALMGMMAPDAGVITLDGADITRMSVRKRREGGIGYIPEDRHRHGLLLESPLWENRILGHVTEAPNSKKGILDLKAARKDTERIVREYDVRTPGIEVTAASLSGGNQQKLIVGREMSHNPKFLIAAHPTRGVDVGAQAQIWDAIREARRDGLAVLLISADLDELIGLSDTLRVIYRGRLVADADPATVTPEELGTAMTGAASGHLESTDNHSAAADGDTTEDEAR
- a CDS encoding BMP family lipoprotein, with amino-acid sequence MRRITRIATVGIASAALALSATACGGKKSSDASASPSESGQKSAAIAYDIGGRGDQSFNDAAYAGLKKAETDLKIKGAEAEPTDGEGEADKVQRLTELARKGNNPVIGVGFAYAPAIKKVAPKFPNTTFGIIDDTSVTGDNIANLVFNEEQGSYLAGVAAAKASKTGTVGFIGGVEVPLIKKFEAGFTQGVKDTNPNAKVLSQYLTQPPNFDGFAKPDLGKAAAQGQLDAGADVVYAAAGLAGSGAIEAASAKGKWAIGVDSDQYNQAGLAKYKDSILTSVTKDVSDSVFNLIKSVEDGKPTTGEIRYGLDKDGVGLADSNPKYKEMADVIAAVEKAKADIIAKKITVKTAP
- a CDS encoding amidohydrolase, giving the protein MSRESQTAQPAASDRPELPGKLPDHLRTELIAFRRDLHMHPELGHQEFRTTAAIKARLEKAGLRPRVLKSGTGLICDVGTWDGGRPMLALRADIDALPIPDAKTHVPYRSTFPDRAHACGHDVHTAVVLGAGLVLAELDRQGLLPRPVRLLFQPAEEVLPGGATDAIESGVLDGVGRIVAVHCDPRVDAGRIGLRPGPITSACDRLEVSLSGSGGHTARPHLTTDLVTAAARVAVDTPALLARRMDARSGMSVTWGRIEAGHACNVIPMHAELSGTVRCLDLNAWHEAPDMIHAAIDEIATMHGAKFEINHVRGVPPVVNDPVITELLREAMGVRLGAESVEDTEQSLGGEDFSWYLEHVPGAMARLGVRTPGDTAKRDLHRGDFDVDESAIGVGVEFFTAAALIDGRRAAAGR
- a CDS encoding N-acetylneuraminate synthase family protein translates to MTSTPDARLRTFGSRTAGPGRPVYVVGEIGINHNGDLGNAFALIDAAAEAGCDAVKFQKRTPEICTPRDQWDIERDTPWGRMTYIDYRHKVEFGEDEYRAIDDHCAKRGIDWFASPWDTEAVAFLEKFDVPAHKVASASLTDDELLRALRATGRTVVLSTGMSTPQQIRHAVEVLGSANILLCHATSTYPAKAEELNLRVINTLREEYPNVPIGYSGHETGLQTTLAAVALGAAFVERHITLDRAMWGSDQAASVEPGGLTRLVRDIRTIETALGDGIKRVYESELGPMKKLRRVQGRLAAV